The following coding sequences lie in one Mustelus asterias chromosome 8, sMusAst1.hap1.1, whole genome shotgun sequence genomic window:
- the LOC144497650 gene encoding putative G-protein coupled receptor 139: MAIVVLSRGRCGLSKGVTCYMITMAIADVLVCIFNVTVEGIFRSHFPDSFLMYTSVCSFISFMQVSSIQLSVWSTTLFTLDRFVAICCPKLKLKYCTGRTATVILAAVSVLSFVMNIPAYFRYEPYSVVASVQWGCRTVKGYVSSPAWIAYTWVSHLSVPLLPFPLLLLLNSLTVRHILVTSRSRRALKAHGPGAASSDPVMKSRRTTIVLLFTVSGSFIILWMPIVILHLLFNFTETATLEGATLLHVTMRITLLLMYSSTCTNTCIYILTQRRFREEILNMVKFPFILLFKFLK, from the coding sequence ATGGCGATTGTGGTCCTGTCCCGGGGAAGGTGCGGCCTCTCCAAAGGGGTCACCTGTTATATGATCACCATGGCGATCGCCGATGTCCTGGTCTGCATTTTTAATGTCACCGTGGAAGGTATCTTTCGCTCTCATTTCCCGGATTCATTCCTGATGTACACCAGTGTGTGCAGTTTCATCTCTTTCATGCAAGTATCCAGCATCCAGTTGTCCGTCTGGTCCACAACATTATTTACTCTTGACCGTTTTGTAGCAATTTGTTgtccaaaactgaaattaaaatacTGCACCGGGAGAACTGCCACTGTGATTCTCGCAGCCGTGAGTGTACTCAGTTTTGTCATGAATATTCCGGCCTATTTCCGTTATGAGCCCTACTCTGTTGTTGCTAGTGTGCAGTGGGGCTGCCGCACAGTGAAAGGATACGTTTCTTCACCAGCATGGATAGCTTACACGTGGGTCTCTCATCTCTCAGTCCCATTATTGCCATTCCCCTTGTTGCTGCTGTTGAATTCTCTCACCGTCCGGCACATCTTGGTGACCAGTAGGTCTCGCAGGGCCCTGAAGGCTCACGGCCCTGGGGCGGCCAGCAGCGACCCCGTGATGAAGAGCAGAAGAACGACTATCGTCCTGCTCTTCACTGTCTCCGGGAGCTTTATCATTCTGTGGATGCCAATCGTAATACTTCACCTCCTGTTCAACTTCACCGAGACAGCTACCCTCGAAGGTGCCACTTTGCTTCATGTAACAATGAGAATCACACTCCTGCTAATGTATTCCAGCACCTGTACGaacacatgcatttatatattgaCCCAGAGGAGGTTTCGGGAAGAGATTCTAAACATGGTGAAATTTCCATTCATTCTCCTGTTCAAATTCCTTAAGTAA